From the genome of Gorilla gorilla gorilla isolate KB3781 chromosome 4, NHGRI_mGorGor1-v2.1_pri, whole genome shotgun sequence, one region includes:
- the LOC101126521 gene encoding gap junction alpha-1 protein-like: MRDWSTLGKLLDKVQAYSTAGGKVRLSVLFIFRILLLKTVVESAWGDEQSAFRCNTQQPGCENVCYDKSFPISHVRFWVLQIIFVSVPTLLYLAHVFYVMQKEEKLNKKEEELKVAQTDGVNVEMHLKQIEIKKFKYGIEEHSKAKMQGGLLRTYIISILFKSIFEVALLIQWYIYGFSLSAVHTCKRDPCPHQVDCFLSCPMEKTIFIIFMLVVSLVSLALNIIELFYVFFKGVKDRVKGNSDPYHAITGPLSPAKDCGSQKYAYFNDCSSPTAPLSPMSLPGYKLVTGDRNNSSCRNYDKQASEQNWANYSAEQNRMGQAGSTISNSHAQPFDFPDDNQNSKKLAAGHELQPLAIVDQQTSSRASSRASSRPWPDDLEI, encoded by the coding sequence ATGCGTGACTGGAGCACTTTAGGCAAACTCCTTGACAAGGTTCAAGCCTACTCAACTGCTGGAGGGAAGGTGCGGCTGTCAGTACTTTTCATTTTCCGAATCCTGCTGCTGAAGACAGTGGTTGAGTCAGCCTGGGGAGATGAGCAGTCTGCCTTTCGTTGTAACACTCAGCAACCTGGTTGTGAAAACGTCTGCTATGACAAGTCTTTCCCAATCTCTCACGTGCGCTTCTGGGTCCTGCAGATCATATTTGTGTCTGTACCCACACTCTTGTACCTGGCTCATGTGTTCTATGTGATGCAAAAGGAAGAGAAACTGAACAAGAAAGAGGAGGAACTCAAGGTTGCCCAAACTGATGGTGTCAATGTGGAGATGCACTTGAAGCAGATTGAGATAAAGAAGTTCAAGTATGGTATTGAAGAGCACAGTAAGGCGAAAATGCAAGGGGGGTTGCTGCGAACCTACATCATCAGTATCCTCTTCAAGTCTATCTTTGAGGTGGCCTTGCTGATCCAGTGGTACATCTATGGATTCAGCTTGAGTGCTGTTCACACTTGCAAAAGAGATCCCTGCCCACATCAGGTGGACTGTTTCCTCTCTTGCCCCATGGAGAAAACCATCTTCATCATCTTCATGCTGGTGGTGTCCTTGGTGTCCCTGGCCTTGAATATCATTGAactcttctatgttttcttcaaggGCGTTAAGGATCGGGTTAAGGGAAACAGCGACCCTTACCATGCGATCACTGGCCCGCTGAGCCCCGCCAAAGACTGTGGGTCTCAAAAATATGCTTATTTCAATGACTGCTCCTCACCAACTGCTCCCCTCTCGCCTATGTCTCTTCCTGGGTACAAGCTGGTTACTGGCGACAGAAACAATTCTTCTTGCCGCAATTACGACAAGCAAGCAAGTGAGCAAAACTGGGCTAATTACAGTGCAGAACAAAATCGAATGGGGCAGGCGGGAAGCACCATCTCTAACTCCCATGCACAGCCTTTTGATTTCCCCGATGATAACCAGAATTCTAAAAAACTAGCTGCTGGACATGAACTACAGCCACTAGCCATTGTGGACCAGCAAACTTCAAGCAGAGCCAGCAGTCGTGCCAGCAGCAGGCCTTGGCCTGATGACCTGGAGATCTAG